The Antennarius striatus isolate MH-2024 chromosome 23, ASM4005453v1, whole genome shotgun sequence genome has a segment encoding these proteins:
- the LOC137590188 gene encoding dehydrogenase/reductase SDR family member 4-like, with protein MSSRVKRSLWTNTLGQMRMSQSTFSGKVAVVTGSTDGIGLAAAQALGQRGAHVVVSSRSQANVDKAVALLQNQNIRVTGTTCNVGKGEDREKLVQLTLDQCGGIDILVSNVAVNVFFGNTMDTTEEMWDETLSTNVTSGFLMTKLVVPHMVKRGGGSIVFVSSITGYQPIRGLGPYCVSKSALLGLTKVLAPELAPSNIRVNGVAPGVIRTQFSSPLWENEDFMNGFKKRLSIKRAGETEEIGSVISFLCSEEASFITGETIEASGGFNCRL; from the exons ATGTCGAGCCGTGTCAAGAGGAGTCTGTGGACCAATACTCTTGGACAGATGAGGATGTCTCAAAGCACCTTTTCTGGGAAGGTGGCCGTCGTCACCGGCTCCACGGATGG AATCGGTCTGGCTGCAGCTCAGGCTCTGGGACAGAGAGGAGCCcatgtggtggtgagcagtcgGAGCCAAGCTAACGTGGACAAAGCTGTGGCTCTGCTGCAGAACCAGAACATCAGGGTGACCGGGACCACCTGTAACGTGGGTAAAGGGGAAGACCGAGAAAAACTGGTTCAGCTG acCCTGGACCAGTGTGGGGGAATCGATATCCTGGTGTCCAACGTGGCCGTCAATGTTTTCTTTGGAAACACGATGGACACCACAGAGGAAATGTGGGAcgag ACTCTGTCTACAAATGTGACATCTGGTTTCCTCATGACTAAACTGGTCGTGCCACATATGGTGAAGAGGGG AGGAGGAAGCATCGTGTTTGTGTCCTCCATTACTGGATACCAGCCGATACGG GGCCTGGGTCCCTACTGTGTGAGTAAGTCAGCGCTGCTGGGTCTGACCAAGGTGCTGGCCCCTGAGCTGGCTCCCAGTAACATAAGGGTTAACGGCGTGGCCCCAGGAGTCATCAGAACCCAATTCAGCTCCCCT TTGTGGGAAAATGAAGACTTCATGAATGGCTTCAAAAAGCGGCTCAGCATTAAAAG GGctggagagacagaagaaattgGAAGTGTGATCTCCTTCTTGTGCTCGGAGGAGGCTTCCTTCATCACCGGAGAGACCATCGAAGCCTCTGGAGGGTTTAACTGCCGACTCTGA
- the LOC137590193 gene encoding dehydrogenase/reductase SDR family member 4-like — MWNRVVRSLWTNPLGQMRMSQSTFSGKVAVVTGSTDGIGLAAAQALGQRGAHVVVSSRSQANVDKAVALLQNQNIRVTGTTCNVGKGEDREKLVQLTLDQCGGIDILVSNVAVNVFFGNTMDTTEEMWDETLSTNVTSGFLMTKLVVPHMVKRGGGSIVFVSSITGYQPIRGLGPYCVSKSALLGLTKVLAPELAPSNIRVNGVAPGVIRTQFSSPLWENEDFMNGFKKRLSIKRAGETEEIGSVISFLCSEEASFITGETIEASGGFNCRL; from the exons ATGTGGAACCGTGTCGTGAGGAGTCTGTGGACCAATCCTCTTGGACAGATGAGGATGTCTCAAAGCACCTTTTCTGGGAAGGTGGCCGTCGTCACCGGCTCCACAGATGG AATCGGTCTGGCTGCAGCTCAGGCTCTGGGACAGAGAGGAGCCcatgtggtggtgagcagtcgGAGCCAAGCTAATGTGGACAAAGCTGTGGCTCTGCTGCAGAACCAGAACATCAGGGTGACCGGGACCACCTGTAACGTGGGTAAAGGGGAAGACCGAGAAAAACTGGTTCAGCTG ACCCTGGACCAGTGTGGGGGAATCGATATCCTGGTGTCCAACGTGGCCGTCAACGTTTTCTTTGGAAACACGATGGACACCACAGAGGAAATGTGGGAcgag ACTCTGTCTACAAATGTGACATCTGGTTTCCTCATGACTAAACTGGTCGTGCCACATATGGTGAAGAGGGG AGGAGGAAGCATCGTGTTTGTGTCCTCCATTACTGGATACCAGCCGATACGG GGCCTGGGTCCCTACTGTGTGAGTAAGTCAGCGCTGCTGGGTCTGACCAAGGTGCTGGCCCCTGAGCTGGCTCCCAGTAACATAAGGGTTAACGGCGTGGCCCCAGGAGTCATCAGAACCCAATTCAGCTCCCCT TTGTGGGAAAATGAAGACTTCATGAATGGCTTCAAAAAGCGGCTCAGCATTAAAAG GGctggagagacagaagaaattgGAAGTGTGATCTCCTTCTTGTGCTCGGAGGAGGCTTCCTTCATCACCGGAGAGACCATCGAAGCCTCTGGAGGGTTTAACTGCCGACTCTGA
- the LOC137590190 gene encoding dehydrogenase/reductase SDR family member 4-like, with protein sequence MWSRAVRSLWTNPLGQMRMFHSNFAGKVAVVTASTDGIGLAAAQALGQRGAHVVVSSRSQANVDKAVALLQNQNIRVTGTTCNVGKGEDREKLVQLTLDQCGGIDILVSNAAVIPFFGKIIDSTEEIWDEILSINVTSSFLMTKLVVPHMEKRGGGNIVFVSSIAGYQPMQGLGPYCVSKSALLGLTKVLAPELAPSNIRVNGVAPGMIKTEMSSPFWKNEEVMSEFKKRLSIKRTGKAEEIGSVISFLCSEEASYITGETIEASGGFNYGF encoded by the exons ATGTGGAGCCGTGCAGTGAGGAGTCTGTGGACTAATCCTCTTGGACAAATGAGGATGTTTCACAGCAACTTTGCTGGGAAGGTGGCCGTCGTCACCGCTTCGACAGATGG aaTCGGTCTGGCTGCAGCTCAGGCTCTGGGACAGAGAGGAGCCcatgtggtggtgagcagtcgGAGCCAAGCTAATGTGGACAAAGCTGTGGCTCTGCTGCAGAACCAGAACATCAGGGTGACCGGGACCACCTGTAACGTGGGTAAAGGGGAAGACCGAGAAAAACTGGTTCAGCTG ACCCTGGACCAGTGTGGGGGAATCGATATCCTGGTGTCCAACGCGGCCGTCATCCCTTTCTTTGGAAAAATTATAGACTCCACAGAGGAAATCTGGGACGAG ATTCTGTCTATAAATGTGACATCCAGTTTCCTCATGACTAAACTGGTCGTGCCACATATGGAGAAGAGGGG AGGAGGGAACATCGTGTTTGTGTCCTCCATTGCTGGATACCAGCCAATGCAG GGCCTGGGTCCCTACTGTGTGAGTAAGTCAGCGCTGCTGGGTCTGACCAAGGTGCTGGCCCCTGAGCTGGCTCCCAGTAACATAAGGGTTAACGGCGTGGCCCCCGGAATGATCAAAACTGAAATGAGCTCCCCT ttCTGGAAAAATGAAGAAGTTATGAGTGAGTTTAAAAAGCGGCTCAGCATTAAAAG GACTGGAAAGGCAGAAGAAATTGGAAGTGTGATCTCCTTCTTGTGCTCCGAGGAGGCTTCCTACATCACCGGAGAGACCATCGAAGCCTCTGGAGGGTTTAACTACGGATTCTGA